A stretch of Eleutherodactylus coqui strain aEleCoq1 chromosome 2, aEleCoq1.hap1, whole genome shotgun sequence DNA encodes these proteins:
- the GINS4 gene encoding DNA replication complex GINS protein SLD5 produces the protein MEEELALSDQGSDAGSEEVLTPAELISKLEEAWLNEKFAPELLESKSEIVECVMEQLNHMEQNLQRARQGDLKISFHHMEIERIRFMLSSYLRSRLHKIEKFFPHVLEKEKSRGEDDPSLLSPEEFAFAKEYMTNTETLLKSVALRHMPPNLQTVELLKCVPKPNLDSFVFLKVKKAQESILVEPETDEQSEYTIDMAAGSQHLIRYRTIAPLVASGAVNLI, from the exons ATGGAAGAGGAGCTGGCACTGTCTGACCAGGGCTCGGATGCCGGCAGTGAAGAGGTCCTGACTCCTGCAGAGCTCATCAGCAAACTGGAGGAG GCCTGGCTCAATGAGAAGTTTGCACCAGAACTCCTGGAGAGTAAATCGGAGATAGTGGAGTGTGTAATGGAGCAGCTGAACCATATG GAACAAAACTTGCAGCGCGCTCGACAAGGGGACCTGAAGATAAGCTTCCATCACATGGAGATAGAGCGGATCCGGTTTATGCTCAGCAGCTACCTGCGCAGTCGCTTGCACAAG ATTGAGAAGTTCTTTCCACATGTCCTGGAGAAGGAGAAGTCAAGAGGAGAAGATGATCCGTCACTGCTGTCCCCGGAGGAGTTTGCCTTCGCCAAGGA ATATATGACAAACACAGAGACGTTACTGAAGAGTGTGGCCCTCCGTCACATGCCCCCAAACCTGCAAACCGTGGAGCTGCTGAAATGCG TCCCCAAACCAAACTTGGACTCGTTTGTGTTCCTGAAGGTGAAAAAGGCTCAGGAGAGCATCCTGGTGGAGCCGGAGACAGATGAGCAGAG TGAATACACCATAGACATGGCGGCCGGATCTCAGCACCTTATTCGATACCGCACAATAGCGCCTCTTGTGGCCTCCGGAGCTGTGAATCTCATCTGA
- the CHMP7 gene encoding charged multivesicular body protein 7 isoform X3, translating to MVSAALGVLLSQWSPPPLLLSYTWGLWFLFFAPVTMAMTLPLEWDDDERMYFLFSAFKRSRDVDSADWDSKIAFWIPLIVKHAKAQGLLSITLRQVQAAFTRNGITPLGLETVVQEMLRRGSLQRESDFTTSITSGWVSWGLRQLVVKPLRWTLGSVLGGQLNLDEPFVVPEVIKEQADLVLQKYQSSPLSSVPLLCEEDVHGLCKDLIPSQSAFQLVLLQLLKDKKICLLQRDGEKLVKFVKEGNVTPIGDTDLGIYELQKSEKLLSERLESACDESTRLTEEAKSFNKAGNKRQALRCLRRRRLSEKRISALQSKLDTVQSILERISMAETDRKVVSAYQIGVSTLRSALKDVSLEKTESLVDQIQEFCDLQDDINQTISGVGTSDLDMDTDELERELNEILQTEEVDLPEVPTGPLITSPQRPPAGHQVNNTDTPRCSRN from the exons ATGGTTTCGGCAGCTCTGGGAGTATTATTGAGTCAGTGGAGCCCCCCTCCCTTACTCCTATCCTACACATGGGGTCTTTGGTTCCTGTTTT TTGCTCCTGTCACCATGGCGATGACGTTACCGCTGGAGTGGGACGATGATGAACGGATGTACTTCTTGTTCTCTGCCTTCAAGCGCTCTCGGGATGTGGACAGTGCTGATTGGGATAGTAAAATAGCTTTCTGGATCCCTCTGATTGTAAAACATGCCAAGGCTCAGGGGCTCCTCAGCATCACATTACGCCAAGTCCAAGCAGCCTTTACCCGCAACGGGATTACCCCCTTGGGTCTGGAAACGGTCGTCCAGGAAATGCTGAG GCGAGGTTCCCTGCAGAGAGAGTCGGACTTTACAACAAGTATCACCAGTGGCTGGGTCTCGTGGGGATTGAGACAGCTGGTTGTCAAACCTCTACGCTGGACACTCGGCTCTGTTCTAGGGGGACAGCTTAACCTGGATGAGCCATTTGTGGTTCCTGAAGTAATAAAG GAACAGGCAGATCTGGTGTTACAGAAGTATCAGTCCTCTCCTCTGAGCTCTGTGCCCCTGCTGTGTGAGGAGGACGTCCATGGACTCTGCAAGGATCTGATTCCGAGCCAGTCTGCATTTCAGCTGGTTCTGTTGCAATTGTTGAAGGACAAGAAGATCTGTCTTCTACAGAGAGACGGCGAGAAG CTTGTCAAGTTTGTCAAGGAAGGAAATGTGACCCCCATAGGAGACACGGATTTGGGCATTTACgaattgcagaaaagtgaaaagctGCTATCTGAGAGGCTGGAGAGCGCATGTGACGAATCCACTAG gCTGACAGAAGAGGCAAAAAGTTTTAATAAGGCTGGAAATAAGCGTCAG GCACTGCGATGCTTGCGCCGTAGGAGGCTGTCAGAAAAACGAATATCAGCACTGCAGAGCAAGTTGGACACAGTACAGAGTATCCTGGAGAGAATATCGATGGCTGAGACCGACCGCAAG GTGGTCTCTGCCTACCAGATAGGAGTCTCCACTCTACGTTCAGCACTGAAGGACGTCAGCCTGGAGAAGACGGAAAGCTTAGTAGATCAGATACAAGAG ttcTGCGACCTACAGGATGACATCAACCAGACCATATCAGGAGTAGGAACCAGCGATCTTG ATATGGACACAGATGAGTTGGAGAGAGAGCTGAATGAGATTCTTCAGACGGAAGAAGTGGACCTTCCAGAGGTTCCCACCGGGCCATTGATTACatccccacagcgcccccctgcTGGTCATCAGGTTAATAATACAG ataccccaagatgttctagaaattaa
- the CHMP7 gene encoding charged multivesicular body protein 7 isoform X2, whose amino-acid sequence MVSAALGVLLSQWSPPPLLLSYTWGLWFLFFAPVTMAMTLPLEWDDDERMYFLFSAFKRSRDVDSADWDSKIAFWIPLIVKHAKAQGLLSITLRQVQAAFTRNGITPLGLETVVQEMLRRGSLQRESDFTTSITSGWVSWGLRQLVVKPLRWTLGSVLGGQLNLDEPFVVPEVIKEQADLVLQKYQSSPLSSVPLLCEEDVHGLCKDLIPSQSAFQLVLLQLLKDKKICLLQRDGEKLVKFVKEGNVTPIGDTDLGIYELQKSEKLLSERLESACDESTRLTEEAKSFNKAGNKRQALRCLRRRRLSEKRISALQSKLDTVQSILERISMAETDRKVVSAYQIGVSTLRSALKDVSLEKTESLVDQIQEFCDLQDDINQTISGVGTSDLDMDTDELERELNEILQTEEVDLPEVPTGPLITSPQRPPAGHQVNNTAAAPQAQLALPQ is encoded by the exons ATGGTTTCGGCAGCTCTGGGAGTATTATTGAGTCAGTGGAGCCCCCCTCCCTTACTCCTATCCTACACATGGGGTCTTTGGTTCCTGTTTT TTGCTCCTGTCACCATGGCGATGACGTTACCGCTGGAGTGGGACGATGATGAACGGATGTACTTCTTGTTCTCTGCCTTCAAGCGCTCTCGGGATGTGGACAGTGCTGATTGGGATAGTAAAATAGCTTTCTGGATCCCTCTGATTGTAAAACATGCCAAGGCTCAGGGGCTCCTCAGCATCACATTACGCCAAGTCCAAGCAGCCTTTACCCGCAACGGGATTACCCCCTTGGGTCTGGAAACGGTCGTCCAGGAAATGCTGAG GCGAGGTTCCCTGCAGAGAGAGTCGGACTTTACAACAAGTATCACCAGTGGCTGGGTCTCGTGGGGATTGAGACAGCTGGTTGTCAAACCTCTACGCTGGACACTCGGCTCTGTTCTAGGGGGACAGCTTAACCTGGATGAGCCATTTGTGGTTCCTGAAGTAATAAAG GAACAGGCAGATCTGGTGTTACAGAAGTATCAGTCCTCTCCTCTGAGCTCTGTGCCCCTGCTGTGTGAGGAGGACGTCCATGGACTCTGCAAGGATCTGATTCCGAGCCAGTCTGCATTTCAGCTGGTTCTGTTGCAATTGTTGAAGGACAAGAAGATCTGTCTTCTACAGAGAGACGGCGAGAAG CTTGTCAAGTTTGTCAAGGAAGGAAATGTGACCCCCATAGGAGACACGGATTTGGGCATTTACgaattgcagaaaagtgaaaagctGCTATCTGAGAGGCTGGAGAGCGCATGTGACGAATCCACTAG gCTGACAGAAGAGGCAAAAAGTTTTAATAAGGCTGGAAATAAGCGTCAG GCACTGCGATGCTTGCGCCGTAGGAGGCTGTCAGAAAAACGAATATCAGCACTGCAGAGCAAGTTGGACACAGTACAGAGTATCCTGGAGAGAATATCGATGGCTGAGACCGACCGCAAG GTGGTCTCTGCCTACCAGATAGGAGTCTCCACTCTACGTTCAGCACTGAAGGACGTCAGCCTGGAGAAGACGGAAAGCTTAGTAGATCAGATACAAGAG ttcTGCGACCTACAGGATGACATCAACCAGACCATATCAGGAGTAGGAACCAGCGATCTTG ATATGGACACAGATGAGTTGGAGAGAGAGCTGAATGAGATTCTTCAGACGGAAGAAGTGGACCTTCCAGAGGTTCCCACCGGGCCATTGATTACatccccacagcgcccccctgcTGGTCATCAGGTTAATAATACAG
- the CHMP7 gene encoding charged multivesicular body protein 7 isoform X1 produces the protein MVSAALGVLLSQWSPPPLLLSYTWGLWFLFFAPVTMAMTLPLEWDDDERMYFLFSAFKRSRDVDSADWDSKIAFWIPLIVKHAKAQGLLSITLRQVQAAFTRNGITPLGLETVVQEMLRRGSLQRESDFTTSITSGWVSWGLRQLVVKPLRWTLGSVLGGQLNLDEPFVVPEVIKEQADLVLQKYQSSPLSSVPLLCEEDVHGLCKDLIPSQSAFQLVLLQLLKDKKICLLQRDGEKLVKFVKEGNVTPIGDTDLGIYELQKSEKLLSERLESACDESTRLTEEAKSFNKAGNKRQALRCLRRRRLSEKRISALQSKLDTVQSILERISMAETDRKVVSAYQIGVSTLRSALKDVSLEKTESLVDQIQEFCDLQDDINQTISGVGTSDLDMDTDELERELNEILQTEEVDLPEVPTGPLITSPQRPPAGHQVNNTAMDMSGILSALPDVPSGPVPAPPAMGQSNQAAAPQAQLALPQ, from the exons ATGGTTTCGGCAGCTCTGGGAGTATTATTGAGTCAGTGGAGCCCCCCTCCCTTACTCCTATCCTACACATGGGGTCTTTGGTTCCTGTTTT TTGCTCCTGTCACCATGGCGATGACGTTACCGCTGGAGTGGGACGATGATGAACGGATGTACTTCTTGTTCTCTGCCTTCAAGCGCTCTCGGGATGTGGACAGTGCTGATTGGGATAGTAAAATAGCTTTCTGGATCCCTCTGATTGTAAAACATGCCAAGGCTCAGGGGCTCCTCAGCATCACATTACGCCAAGTCCAAGCAGCCTTTACCCGCAACGGGATTACCCCCTTGGGTCTGGAAACGGTCGTCCAGGAAATGCTGAG GCGAGGTTCCCTGCAGAGAGAGTCGGACTTTACAACAAGTATCACCAGTGGCTGGGTCTCGTGGGGATTGAGACAGCTGGTTGTCAAACCTCTACGCTGGACACTCGGCTCTGTTCTAGGGGGACAGCTTAACCTGGATGAGCCATTTGTGGTTCCTGAAGTAATAAAG GAACAGGCAGATCTGGTGTTACAGAAGTATCAGTCCTCTCCTCTGAGCTCTGTGCCCCTGCTGTGTGAGGAGGACGTCCATGGACTCTGCAAGGATCTGATTCCGAGCCAGTCTGCATTTCAGCTGGTTCTGTTGCAATTGTTGAAGGACAAGAAGATCTGTCTTCTACAGAGAGACGGCGAGAAG CTTGTCAAGTTTGTCAAGGAAGGAAATGTGACCCCCATAGGAGACACGGATTTGGGCATTTACgaattgcagaaaagtgaaaagctGCTATCTGAGAGGCTGGAGAGCGCATGTGACGAATCCACTAG gCTGACAGAAGAGGCAAAAAGTTTTAATAAGGCTGGAAATAAGCGTCAG GCACTGCGATGCTTGCGCCGTAGGAGGCTGTCAGAAAAACGAATATCAGCACTGCAGAGCAAGTTGGACACAGTACAGAGTATCCTGGAGAGAATATCGATGGCTGAGACCGACCGCAAG GTGGTCTCTGCCTACCAGATAGGAGTCTCCACTCTACGTTCAGCACTGAAGGACGTCAGCCTGGAGAAGACGGAAAGCTTAGTAGATCAGATACAAGAG ttcTGCGACCTACAGGATGACATCAACCAGACCATATCAGGAGTAGGAACCAGCGATCTTG ATATGGACACAGATGAGTTGGAGAGAGAGCTGAATGAGATTCTTCAGACGGAAGAAGTGGACCTTCCAGAGGTTCCCACCGGGCCATTGATTACatccccacagcgcccccctgcTGGTCATCAGGTTAATAATACAG
- the CHMP7 gene encoding charged multivesicular body protein 7 isoform X4 has translation MAMTLPLEWDDDERMYFLFSAFKRSRDVDSADWDSKIAFWIPLIVKHAKAQGLLSITLRQVQAAFTRNGITPLGLETVVQEMLRRGSLQRESDFTTSITSGWVSWGLRQLVVKPLRWTLGSVLGGQLNLDEPFVVPEVIKEQADLVLQKYQSSPLSSVPLLCEEDVHGLCKDLIPSQSAFQLVLLQLLKDKKICLLQRDGEKLVKFVKEGNVTPIGDTDLGIYELQKSEKLLSERLESACDESTRLTEEAKSFNKAGNKRQALRCLRRRRLSEKRISALQSKLDTVQSILERISMAETDRKVVSAYQIGVSTLRSALKDVSLEKTESLVDQIQEFCDLQDDINQTISGVGTSDLDMDTDELERELNEILQTEEVDLPEVPTGPLITSPQRPPAGHQVNNTAMDMSGILSALPDVPSGPVPAPPAMGQSNQAAAPQAQLALPQ, from the exons ATGGCGATGACGTTACCGCTGGAGTGGGACGATGATGAACGGATGTACTTCTTGTTCTCTGCCTTCAAGCGCTCTCGGGATGTGGACAGTGCTGATTGGGATAGTAAAATAGCTTTCTGGATCCCTCTGATTGTAAAACATGCCAAGGCTCAGGGGCTCCTCAGCATCACATTACGCCAAGTCCAAGCAGCCTTTACCCGCAACGGGATTACCCCCTTGGGTCTGGAAACGGTCGTCCAGGAAATGCTGAG GCGAGGTTCCCTGCAGAGAGAGTCGGACTTTACAACAAGTATCACCAGTGGCTGGGTCTCGTGGGGATTGAGACAGCTGGTTGTCAAACCTCTACGCTGGACACTCGGCTCTGTTCTAGGGGGACAGCTTAACCTGGATGAGCCATTTGTGGTTCCTGAAGTAATAAAG GAACAGGCAGATCTGGTGTTACAGAAGTATCAGTCCTCTCCTCTGAGCTCTGTGCCCCTGCTGTGTGAGGAGGACGTCCATGGACTCTGCAAGGATCTGATTCCGAGCCAGTCTGCATTTCAGCTGGTTCTGTTGCAATTGTTGAAGGACAAGAAGATCTGTCTTCTACAGAGAGACGGCGAGAAG CTTGTCAAGTTTGTCAAGGAAGGAAATGTGACCCCCATAGGAGACACGGATTTGGGCATTTACgaattgcagaaaagtgaaaagctGCTATCTGAGAGGCTGGAGAGCGCATGTGACGAATCCACTAG gCTGACAGAAGAGGCAAAAAGTTTTAATAAGGCTGGAAATAAGCGTCAG GCACTGCGATGCTTGCGCCGTAGGAGGCTGTCAGAAAAACGAATATCAGCACTGCAGAGCAAGTTGGACACAGTACAGAGTATCCTGGAGAGAATATCGATGGCTGAGACCGACCGCAAG GTGGTCTCTGCCTACCAGATAGGAGTCTCCACTCTACGTTCAGCACTGAAGGACGTCAGCCTGGAGAAGACGGAAAGCTTAGTAGATCAGATACAAGAG ttcTGCGACCTACAGGATGACATCAACCAGACCATATCAGGAGTAGGAACCAGCGATCTTG ATATGGACACAGATGAGTTGGAGAGAGAGCTGAATGAGATTCTTCAGACGGAAGAAGTGGACCTTCCAGAGGTTCCCACCGGGCCATTGATTACatccccacagcgcccccctgcTGGTCATCAGGTTAATAATACAG